One genomic window of Xanthobacter dioxanivorans includes the following:
- a CDS encoding ABC transporter permease subunit, whose product MHSADRLARLFLLPLFLFVAAFFVLPLVRLVGVAGAGPNGLAEYVAILTNPRHLATLVATLLLSAAVTAATLAAGTVVALFLARNRFPGRALLVSLLTLPLAFPGVVVGFMVILLAGRQGLLSSLSMSLGLGRWVFAYSMAGLFAGYVYFSLPRVLVTLMAAAEKLDPALEEAARSLGAGRLEVLRDVTLPGIAPALMASGAIAFATAMGAFGTAFTLATRIDVLAMTIYTEFTLNANFATAAALSLALGAITWAVLALARNFAGSGVAAAG is encoded by the coding sequence ATGCATAGCGCCGACCGCCTCGCCCGCCTGTTCCTGCTGCCGCTGTTCCTGTTCGTGGCGGCCTTCTTCGTGCTGCCCCTGGTGCGGCTCGTGGGCGTCGCCGGCGCGGGGCCGAACGGCCTGGCGGAATACGTTGCCATCCTCACCAATCCACGGCACCTCGCGACCCTCGTCGCCACCCTGCTCCTGTCGGCGGCGGTGACGGCGGCGACGCTGGCCGCCGGCACGGTGGTGGCCCTGTTCCTGGCGCGCAACCGTTTCCCCGGTCGCGCGCTCCTCGTCTCCCTGCTCACCCTGCCCCTCGCCTTCCCCGGCGTGGTGGTGGGCTTCATGGTCATCCTGCTGGCGGGGCGGCAGGGGCTTTTGTCCAGCCTCTCCATGAGCCTTGGGCTCGGGCGCTGGGTGTTCGCCTATTCCATGGCGGGCCTCTTCGCCGGCTATGTCTATTTCTCCCTGCCGCGGGTGCTGGTGACCCTCATGGCGGCGGCGGAGAAGCTCGATCCGGCGCTGGAGGAAGCGGCGCGCTCGCTCGGCGCCGGCCGGCTGGAGGTGCTGCGCGACGTGACCCTGCCGGGGATCGCGCCGGCGCTCATGGCCTCCGGTGCCATCGCCTTCGCCACTGCCATGGGCGCCTTCGGCACCGCCTTCACCCTGGCCACGCGCATCGATGTGCTGGCCATGACCATCTATACGGAGTTCACCCTCAACGCGAACTTCGCCACCGCCGCCGCTCTGTCCCTCGCCCTCGGCGCCATCACCTGGGCGGTGCTGGCGCTGGCCCGCAACTTCGCCGGCTCCGGCGTCGCGGCGGCGGGG
- a CDS encoding ABC transporter substrate-binding protein codes for MRRILTRVLAASALAAVSVALVPARPAVAADAICYNCPPEWADWGGMLKAIKADLGIDVPQDNKNSGQSLTQIIAEKASPVADVAYLGVTFGIKAKDAGVTQPYEPKGFADIPAGLKDPDGNWFTIHSGTLGLFVNKDALGKTPVPACWADLLKSEYKGLVGYLDPTSAFVGYVGAVAVNGALGGTLDDFRPGIEYFRKLQANQPIVPKQTSYARVVSGEIPILFDYDFNAYRARYSDMGNFVFVIPCEGTVVVPYVMSMVKGAPHPEAAKKVLDYVLSDKGQGMWAKAYLRPARNIELPKDVASRFLPASDYARAKPVDYAKMEAAQKAFSEAYLNAVK; via the coding sequence ATGCGCCGCATCCTGACCCGTGTTCTCGCCGCGAGTGCCCTTGCCGCCGTGTCCGTCGCCCTCGTGCCGGCGCGCCCGGCCGTGGCGGCGGACGCCATCTGCTACAATTGCCCGCCCGAATGGGCCGACTGGGGCGGCATGCTGAAGGCGATCAAGGCCGACCTCGGCATTGACGTGCCGCAGGACAACAAGAATTCCGGCCAGTCCCTGACCCAGATCATCGCGGAGAAGGCGAGCCCGGTGGCGGACGTGGCCTATCTGGGCGTCACCTTCGGCATCAAGGCGAAGGATGCGGGCGTCACCCAGCCCTACGAGCCGAAGGGTTTTGCCGACATCCCGGCGGGCCTGAAGGATCCGGACGGCAACTGGTTCACCATCCATTCGGGCACCCTCGGCCTGTTCGTGAACAAGGACGCGCTCGGCAAGACGCCGGTACCGGCCTGCTGGGCGGACCTCCTGAAGAGCGAATACAAGGGCCTCGTCGGCTACCTCGATCCCACCTCCGCCTTCGTCGGCTATGTGGGCGCGGTGGCGGTGAATGGCGCGCTGGGCGGCACCCTCGACGACTTCAGGCCGGGCATCGAATATTTCCGCAAGCTGCAGGCGAACCAGCCCATCGTGCCGAAGCAGACCTCCTACGCCCGCGTGGTCTCGGGCGAGATCCCGATCCTGTTCGACTACGATTTCAACGCCTACCGCGCCCGCTACTCGGACATGGGCAATTTCGTCTTCGTCATTCCGTGCGAGGGCACGGTGGTGGTGCCCTACGTCATGAGCATGGTGAAGGGCGCGCCGCATCCCGAGGCGGCGAAGAAGGTGTTGGACTACGTGCTCTCCGACAAGGGGCAGGGCATGTGGGCGAAGGCCTATCTGCGCCCGGCGCGCAACATCGAGCTGCCGAAGGACGTGGCCAGCCGCTTCCTCCCGGCCTCCGACTATGCCCGCGCCAAGCCGGTGGACTATGCCAAGATGGAAGCCGCCCAGAAGGCGTTCTCGGAAGCGTATCTGAACGCGGTGAAGTAA